A section of the Humulus lupulus chromosome 2, drHumLupu1.1, whole genome shotgun sequence genome encodes:
- the LOC133814088 gene encoding uncharacterized protein LOC133814088: protein MKSDSEPVNTTSRRRRGLIICCSVTAVVLIMITAVLTALCFTIFKPREPEITANFAGLEDIDYSFSSNLTLNATIDMIITIDNRKNYGSFKFKNATAYVYYHGDVVAEAQIEHNLVPARGKVNMTSSADFMISKVILNPNFVADVISGSLHLTSTSSLHGKVILFKILKMHAKAFSSCDISFNVTGRDVQTICKSKIKL, encoded by the coding sequence ATGAAATCTGATTCTGAACCAGTTAATACTACTTCCAGGCGCCGCCGAGGCCTCATAATCTGCTGCAGCGTGACAGCGGTGGTCTTGATCATGATCACCGCAGTGTTAACCGCCTTGTGCTTCACCATCTTCAAGCCGAGAGAGCCTGAAATCACTGCCAATTTCGCCGGCCTTGAAGACATTGACTACTCTTTCTCTTCGAATTTAACATTGAACGCTACAATAGATATGATCATAACAATCGATAATCGAAAGAACTACGGAAGCTTTAAGTTCAAGAACGCAACGGCCTACGTTTACTACCATGGAGACGTTGTTGCTGAAGCTCAAATAGAGCATAACCTCGTCCCTGCACGTGGCAAAGTTAATATGACTTCTTCGGCAGATTTTATGATCAGCAAGGTAATATTGAATCCGAATTTTGTGGCCGACGTCATCTCTGGGAGCTTGCATTTGACGTCGACATCTAGTTTGCATGGGAAAGTGATTTTGTTTAAGATTCTTAAGATGCATGCTAAGGCTTTTAGCTCTTGCGATATCTCTTTTAATGTTACTGGTAGGGATGTTCAAACTATATGCAAGTCAAAAATCAAGTTGTAG